The nucleotide window TAAGTTTAAGAGAAGTAATTGTACTTAAATGCCTTTAAATCAATCGAATGATGGGGTAATCAGCAAGAGAAAAGTGATAATACATTAATAAATAAATGCAAATTCTATGAGTGATTAAATTGTGTCTGTGAATGTGCCTACTGAAATGGATGCTACCTTTCGCATCTCACCAATCATTCGGATTACGCTATTGAGTTTGTACGTTGCTTTGACAGTACCCTTGCCTTTTTTGTCACAAGTTACTGCTGCGCCTGTTCCCCCAACCTTACTGTGGATAGGAATCGGTATTGGGGCGATCGCACTCTACGCCGCATTATGTGAAAGAGTCATCGTAGACGAACAACAAATTCAAGTCACGTATCCGAGTTGGGTTCCTCAGTTTTTTCGTAAAGGTTGGGTGTTACCTTGGTCTGAAGTCAAAGACTTAAAACCACGTACAACAGGTCAAGGTGGCTTAGTATACTATTTTTTAAGTCAAGAAGGTAAAGGATACTTGTTACCAATGCGAGTAGCAGGTTTTACTAGATTAGTAGACTACGTACAAGCAAAGACAGGAATTGATACAACTGATGTTAAACCTTTAGCACAGCCTTGGATGTATTTAATTTTACTTGGGTTTACAATACTGCTGTTGTTGGTAGATATTTGGACAATTATTGCTGCGATCGCGCAAGGTAATTTAAGCTGATAGTTTATAACTGTTTACCTTGCTGCCAATCTTGTCCACCGATTAATAGAGTGAGTTCTTCGTTGATAATTGCGGGTAACTCTTTAACTGAGTAAGTATAAGTCAAATTTAGTAAGTTTTGAGCCGTTAATAAAATTGGGCTGCGATCAACCATTTTTGCCAGTTGAAACGGAGTGTAAGCCCCATTGTGTACCTCTACACTCGCGTCGCTAATCGCAATCTCTAGTGCTTCTTCTAGCCTTGGTTCCCATTCATCTTTCCTAACATAATAAGAAGTGTTGTTATCTTGGAGATTCAGCTTTTTAATTTCTATAATTGAGCCTCGAATAGAAGCAGCCCAAGAATTAGTCAAACGCTGCTCAATTTGATTTTTTATTAAATGAATCAGCATCCTGATTAAAAACGATTCAATCGCTCGTAGAATAGCTTTTCTATTCATACCATCTAATTCATCTACAAGCGCTAAAGCATCTACATAGCGTTGTTCCAGGATGCTGGCTTTTAAATCTGCTAGTTCTTGAAACATTAAATTCGCCTAAACACAAGTTATGACTTTTGTATATTTTAATGCTAGTATATAACGCTTCTAAATAGTTTGTGTATCTAACAACGTACTGGAAGAGTGGTTAATGGCAACAAACAAGTTTTCTATTCTTCTGTGAACAAAGATTCTATTAGTCATATCTAATCAAATTTCCGTACTTCAGTAATGACGGTACAAAATGCGATCGCCGCTCTCATAGAGAATATTGAATGATTACCTGAGATCTTGCACCCTGCACTATAAAGTGCGGGCTAACAGCCATCTGATGAATCAGACTGAATTAGTCTTTCAGCCTACTTTGAGTGGGCTTGAGCTATGAGCGTGGGAATTAATTCTCAGATTGGCTGTCGGGTTAACTGAGAATGGTGCAAGATCTCACAAAAGCTTCTTTGGGCTTATAAGGTATAGTTGATACCCTATAATTCTAGATAAGTTGACTTAGTTGGAGAAGTAGCAGTGATCAAAGTTAAACCTCAATTGGCGTTACTTCGTGCCATGCATGGCAAGATTAGTCAATCGGAATTATCTCGACAAACTGGCATCACGCAAAAGCAATTAAGTGCTTTAGAAGCAGGCAAAACGAAGGGAATCACCTTCGATATACTCATTAAGTTGTGTACGTTTTTCTCCTGTACTCCTAACGATTTGTTGAAGTTGGAAGCGGATTCGCCAACAGTAGAGGAACTGAAAAAAGCTGACGAAATCATTGCTCGTGGATTAAAGCGGGCTATGGAAGCGCAGCCGCGTCACTTTTCGGATATTTGGGCAGAGTTTGATGCGGTTCGATCAAGAATTGCCAATAATGCCTCAGTTTCTGATGAGTAGAAGACTGTGGTAGTACGTGACTAAAGTTGTTTTAGATACGTCTGTTTTCATTGCCGCGCTTTTAAGTAAAAGCCGAAACAGCACCCCTGTTTTGGTTCTTGATAAATGGCGCGATCGCTGTTTTACATTAATTATGGCTCCGCAGTTACTACGCGAGTTAGTAGTACAACTCATGCGCAAACAAGTTTCCCAAGCAGATATTGAAGATTTAGTCAGATTAATTGCAGAAATTGCACTTCATATTCCAGGAACTTATGCAGCAACTCGTTTAGATGATATCGATCCAGACGACAATATGTTTTTAGCAGCCGCTTATGAAGCAAAAGCTGATTATTTAGTCAGTTTGGATCGTCAGCACTTGCTACCCCTCAAGTACTACCACGGTACGCAAATCGTCACCCCAGCCCTATTCATTCGCGTACTTGACCATATATAACTAGTAATGAAATCTGATTTATAAAGTTCCATAAGTTTCATCCAGGGCATGATGAAATAATGGTATCTATTGTTAAGGTATAAATTGCGAGTGCCAACACAACTACAATTACAACAGGTCAGTTTATCAGCTTCAATTGGTTCACAGAATTTATTGCAAAATATTTCTTTTGAGATTGCGAAGGGCGATCGCATTGCAATTGTAGGTCCATCCGGTGCCGGAAAAACGTCTTTATTGCGACTATTAAACCGTTTAAGTGAACCCTCTACTGGTGTGATTTTGTTTGACAATCAAGATTATCGCCAAATTCCCGTACTTCAACTACGCCAAGAAATTGTGCTTGTACCGCAAGAGTCTAAGTTGTTGGGAATGACAGTACAAGATGCGATCGCCTATCCCCTGGTTTTACGCAAACTACCAAAACAACAAATTCAACAACGTGTCTCTTACTGGCTAGAAACACTACACATTCCTGTAGAGTGGTTAGAGCGCAATGAATTACAACTTTCTGTAGGACAACGACAACTAGTCGCGATCGCACGAGCTTTAGTTACTCAGCCGAAAATACTATTATTAGATGAACCAACATCTGCTTTAGATGCTGGCAGAGCTTCACACTTAGTAGAAGTACTAACCGATTTAGCCACAACTCACCAAACAACAATTTTAATGGTAAATCATCAGTTAGATATTG belongs to Gloeocapsopsis sp. IPPAS B-1203 and includes:
- a CDS encoding DUF29 family protein, coding for MFQELADLKASILEQRYVDALALVDELDGMNRKAILRAIESFLIRMLIHLIKNQIEQRLTNSWAASIRGSIIEIKKLNLQDNNTSYYVRKDEWEPRLEEALEIAISDASVEVHNGAYTPFQLAKMVDRSPILLTAQNLLNLTYTYSVKELPAIINEELTLLIGGQDWQQGKQL
- a CDS encoding helix-turn-helix domain-containing protein — protein: MIKVKPQLALLRAMHGKISQSELSRQTGITQKQLSALEAGKTKGITFDILIKLCTFFSCTPNDLLKLEADSPTVEELKKADEIIARGLKRAMEAQPRHFSDIWAEFDAVRSRIANNASVSDE
- a CDS encoding putative toxin-antitoxin system toxin component, PIN family — encoded protein: MTKVVLDTSVFIAALLSKSRNSTPVLVLDKWRDRCFTLIMAPQLLRELVVQLMRKQVSQADIEDLVRLIAEIALHIPGTYAATRLDDIDPDDNMFLAAAYEAKADYLVSLDRQHLLPLKYYHGTQIVTPALFIRVLDHI
- a CDS encoding ATP-binding cassette domain-containing protein, with protein sequence MPTQLQLQQVSLSASIGSQNLLQNISFEIAKGDRIAIVGPSGAGKTSLLRLLNRLSEPSTGVILFDNQDYRQIPVLQLRQEIVLVPQESKLLGMTVQDAIAYPLVLRKLPKQQIQQRVSYWLETLHIPVEWLERNELQLSVGQRQLVAIARALVTQPKILLLDEPTSALDAGRASHLVEVLTDLATTHQTTILMVNHQLDIAELLCTRVLHFQQGRLIQNEPASSINWHKLRESLIQAEAKAVAEWG